tTTGCACACAAAATTCCTGGGTCATATAGAATCTTAGCTTTTGATaatgtttatatagccaaaaatcagaaatattctgtttatatagccaatttggatatttggcccaggaaaattaaaaaaaaatgtctcttacCTAAAATACCCCCTAACCTTTTAAACCCTTCTTTTCAAAGAGAATTAATTTCTCTTCCCTTCCCGCAGAGCTCTGCAGAACCTCCTCTTCCCTTCCcacagagctctgcagaaatcgGCAATTCAAGTGACGGATAATCTTGTCCTTCTCAGCTAGTTCATTCTTCAACttggaaacatcatcttcatctgtgttttcttcttcatcaccaaacaAGAGCTCTGCAGAACCTCCTCTTCCCTTCCCGCAGAGCTCTGCAGAACCTCCTCCTCCCTTCCCACAGAGCTCTACAGAAATCGGCAATTCAGAGCTCGTTTTTTGTCTTCAGATCtcgtttatcaatcatgatgattAGCGATTTTTTAATACGTTTGTAGAATCCAAGTTTCATCTAATCTAAGTTTCATCAGTTGGAGTTTCATCTAATCGAAGTTTCTGAGTTAGTTTTGAAGCAATTGAACTTTCTATAATAGCGTCTAATCGGTAAGTTTCAATTTGTCCAATTGAAGTTTCTCTGTCGATTTTGAAGCAATTTTTAGTTGTTGATGattaatttttgttaatttttgattttagttgttgattttgaaTATCCAGGGTTTAGTTGATTATGTGACTGGTAAATTTTTCAATTTGTCCATTATTTGCGTTTGTCTCGAAtcatgttttctagggtttagtaaTCTGATTTTCAATGCAATATACACAGATGTGAAGTTTGTGTGTTCAATTGTGATGTGAACTGAATTAGTATGTACTGCTGCTAATTTGTTTACATATTATCAATTGAATACATCCAGAATCAGAAGATTTGTTTTTATATATTCCTTTTGAAGATGGATCGTCATTTTCTCTGTGTGGTTATCCGGGGTACCGATGCGTGTCCATACCAAGTTACTACGATCGTCATTTTCTCGTCATTTTCTCAATTCAGTTTGTATTTGACTGTGAGGGGAGAAGCAATGTTGTTGACAGTGATGTGAAGCTCTGTTCTTTCTTGTCATTGTGTATTGTTAACCAGTTGTCTTTCTTGGAGCTTCGTTTATTTGAATGTGTTCCTTTCGTGCTCCTGATTTTGTTCGTGAACCTACTACGAGCGAGTTTAGTTTAGAACCAGACCCTAGCAGAGatcagttggttaatccttgtcatcttccgagcagcagtagaatgagcgagtttagttagcaccagaccctagcagcggtcagttggttaatccttgtcatcttccgagcagcagtataatgagcgagtttcgtttagcaccagaccctagcagagctcagttggttaatccttgtcataTTCCGAGCAGGAGTAGAatgagcgagtttcgtttagcaccagaccctagcagagctcagttggttaatccttgtcataTTCCGAGCAGCAGTAAAGTTACTCCTACATCTACAATGACGGAGTTTCTTTTAGCTCAGTCACCTATTCCTTCCTCTCAAGAGCTTGTTTCTTCTCAAGATATCCCCATGTCTCAAGAACGTACATACAATGGAAAGTTGGCAATTAAAAGATCTTGCAAGGCGGCTGAATGGGAGTTTATTATAAAAGATGTTGGTCAAGATTTTTATGGAGGACGAGATGAAGCTCGTCTTAttgttgagaaatataaccattttTTCGCAGGGTGAGAGTCGTCAAGAGAGATCCAGAACGATATACGGTGGAATGTTATTACAAGGAGAAATTGGAATGCGAATGGATGTTCCATGCAGCTCCCAAGACTTCCAATGTGAAGGGTCACTTATTCCTCAAGGCCTATAACGGGGAACATAAATGTTGTGCTGGTGATAGTGATGGAACAAAGGATGATCCGGTTACGCGCGAACTTATCAAGAGTTTGATATTTAAGCAGATTGAACAGAATCCCAACAAGAAAGCcagggatattgttagagaactcAAAAGTGATTATGGGTTGGAAGTGAGCTACGATCAGGCGCATGCCGGGAAAGAATTATGTTTCAAGGAATTATATGGCGAGGACATTAAATCATACACTGACTTGAGATGGTGGTGTGAAGCCGTGAAGAAACACGATCCAGGTAGTAGGGCTGATTTAGTTGTTGAAGGTGGCGAGTTTAAGAGTTTGTTCTTAGCCTTCGATGCTTGCATCTCTGGTTTCGAATATTGTCGCCCGGTACTGTTCTTGGATGCAACTTTCCTAACTGGAAAATTTAGGGGTTGTCTTATGGCGGCTACCGGGAAGAATGTGAATAATGGTAcgtcttcttttatttttgatgtcataaaaaaaaattatgtcagattatcactggatgaaaccggtttcatccttaACTGGTGAAGTCAGACTAgagaatgaaactagtttcattctgTACAATAGCAGTTTCAGTCAGTTtgatatgattttttctttttgtgtttgttttgtttcTGTAGGAATATTTCCTCTGGCATATGGTATCGTATCAGCTGAAACTGTTGAGAATTGGCATTGgttcttgaagaaactagaatctatCTTGGGTCCTCGTGTACTAACTTTTATTTCGGATCGCCATGAGGGTTTGATCCAAGGGATTCGTGATGTTTTCCCAACTTTCTATCATGCTTGGTGTTACCAGCATTTGAAGAATAATGTCCGCAGTAAGACCAACAAGAAAAAGGGAGAGCATTGTGTTGCGATGGGTTTGTTCAAAGAATGTTTCTATTCATCGACTCATGAAGGATTTGATCAGGGTATGAAAAAGTTGAAGGATATGGAATGTGATGGTCTTCACAAATTCTTGAGTGAGATTCCAGTGGAATGTTGGTCCAATGCACATTGTCTGGGTTGTCGTTACGGTGACATGTGTTCAAACATTGCAGAGTCCTTTAACTCTtagatcaaggaagcaaaaggtATGCCTATTGCAACACTTGTTAACTGGATCAGACTTAAAATTATGGAACAGATGAGTACAAGGAAGAGGAAGGGGGCGACGTATAAAGGATTCATTTGTCCCAGGCTAGAGAAAAAAGTGTTGGCTTCCATTCGTGCTGGTGTCCAGTGGATAATAACCAAGTCTGGTGACATGGAGTGGGAAGTTTTTGATGGAAAGCACACGCATGCTGTTAATATTGCGAAGTTTCAGTGCAGCTGTAGGGTTTGGTTTACTGAGCAGTTCCCTTGTGATCACGCTATTGCGTGTATGCATTCAAATAACATCAATGTTTACGAGTACATTAATCCGTATTTCAGCATTGCTAGCTTCCGTGCTTCGTATGATCATCCTATCAAGACCATTCCTGATTACGACAAGCCTATTGATGTTGCTACTGGAGATCTCGTGAACTCACCAACTGTTGtaggaaaaaaacatggtaggCCGAAGAAGAAGCGGATTCCTAACACAGGTAGTGCAAGTTTCAAGAGACCAATTACGTGCGGTAACTGCCATACTTAGGCACATCATAACAAGACGACGTGTCCTCATCCTCCTGCGAAAAAGCAACGTTAAGCACCTGCTTAAGAACATCTCCAGCCTTCATTTCTTCTGTGCATCTTTTTACCATGATATCTTTTATTAGCTTTTTACCATGATATATTTATTAGTTTATTCTTCTCTGCAGCCTCTTGTTGCACATTTAAGATTCATTTACCTTGAATTATATTTTCGCAACTAGTATTTACCTTGGattgtttcttttgttcataAAAATATATCTTATGGAATTATTTTTCaagtatttctcttcatttttaTAGTATATATCTTTTAGTCTTATGTTGATTGGTTAATTGTACATTCCCTTCAGTTTTTCACTGTAAAATTTGAATGTTTGCGAAGATTCAAATTTAATTgtacaggatgtaaccagtttcaccCTGCCTATTCTGggaaaaaatgagatttttggccaggatgaaactggatttcacCCATCACATATGGACagaaaaaactattttttgtcaaccTGCACACTCTGAAAACAGTTTTTATACAGGCtttgatgtaaccagtttcatccaagcctgGTTACAATCTGACAAAAAAATTGAAGTTTTATACAggctaggatgtaaccagtttcatccaagcctgGTTACATTTTCAACCTGCAAATTTAATCATTTATGGCTAACAAATTCAAACACAACCATCATGAAATTGAAGTATAGGCATTTTTCAGTAAAAGAGTTCATATTTTAATTAAGACGAATCCACGTATCACAACTGTATGCGAAGACAtagttcaacaaaaaaaaaagtactacCAAATGaactacattaataaaaaatttctaaACAACCTAAACACATCAAAATTTCCAGCAGCTATTCTCATCAGTTAGGATTTCATATGCCAGATTGATTCGTCTTGTGCCCATCTCCTCTCCAATAGTATCTTTGCCTTCAAAGGAGTAACCGTCTGTCATTGCCCATTCCATGTAGTAGATAACATACATCATCCAATCATCACTGCAAGACACATGAATATGTAATGTCAGTTTAACGATCTGGAAAAAAATATGTAATGTCGGTTCAAACTTCGTTTCAGTTTGTATGTTATAATCTCAGTTCAAAGAGTTAACGACCTACCTTTCGCACTGTTGTGGACAATCTGATTGAACGACGACATCAACGTCATCCATACTAGTACTTTGAATTTGAACTTGAAAGAGATGATTTATTCTTTCTGCCAACATTTGAGCTTCTTTTAAATAGTTTAAAGAACCTAGGCGAGAATTGTAGTGTGTCCAAGTTCTTCCATGGATGTCAAGGTGAAGCAATGTGAAATGTTCTTTCTCGTTCAGCATTGGGATGAACAAGTGTTGCGTTTCGACATCAATCTTTTGCAGTTCAGCATTTATCATTTTTGCAGCGTCCAACTCATCTCCCGCAATAACATCAGCCTGAATACAAATTTGAATCAAAACCAGTTAATCCATATTTTTTAAATGGATGAAACTCAATTACATCCTGTCATTAAtgctagatgaaaaccagtttctgcAGGTATCATATGAAACCCAGTTACATCCTATATATAATAGCTATATGAAACTCAGTTTTATCCTACACTAGTGAGAGAATTATATTTCAAACAATAGATGCAAGACAGGTACATCCTACACTAACTTAAAAGTTATATGAAAACAAATTGCAGACCTAATTTCATTCATTTTAAAATGTATTATTCAAAATGTTTACCCATGCAAGCGCGCTGAGAAATATTGACTTGGAGTATCCTTTGGTATCACCGCCATATTGAAACAATTGTCTCCATTTTTCGATTTTAAACTCCAAAATACTGTTCACCAATGGCTGATTGAAAACAAGTTGCTGGATGTGTAATCCACTGATACATACACCTCCATTGGACTTCCAAACGCAGTCGCTGCATTTAAAGATGTTCATATAATTTAGTATAAACTTAGCAGTACTTTTACAGAAATAAGAAAATTagaatgaaaaaaagaaagaatgcgGATACTTACCTTACTTTTCCAGTTACAAAGTACTCCTTTATTAACTTCTCTTCAGCTTGTCTTATTCCACTCATCAAGTAATTTTTCCACAACTTGCTGTTCCTTGTTAACTTCCTCAACTTATCGTCCTTCTGCTTCTTCTCTGCACGCTCATCATCATCTGATACAAACTTGTTATTTCTAGCCCTTTTATATACGTTCTTCACTCTATTCTCAAGCGATCCAATAACTGCCAGAGGTTCTGCTACGACAATTTCTTCTTGGTTGATTTCTGATGTAGGAACTGGTGCTAGAGGTTCTGCTCTAGGAACTGGTGTTACAGGTTCTGCTTCGGGAATATTGTCAGCTTCCTCCACAGGTTTGTTCATCTCTTGAGTGATGTCGTCTTTAGGAACATCCTCCTCCACAGGTTTATTCATCTCTTGAGTGATGTTAAGGTTGAAATAGTCTTCAGGTGTGGTGTAAAGAACAATCTCTTGAGAGGAAGCTTGCTGAGTTCCCGGTTGAGGCTTGAGTTGCGCTTTCAAGGCTTCCACTTCACTTTGCAAGTCTGAGATTGTCTTATCCTTTGCTTCAGACTCAGCCTCCTTTGCCTCCAACTCTGTATTCCTTGCTTCCAACTCGTCATTCAAGTGACGGATAATCTTGTCCTTCTCAGCTAGTTCATTATTCAACttggaaacatcatcttcatctgtgttttcttcttcatcaccaaacaAGCATAGTTGTTTCTCCTCTTGACTCCAGCTACCAACAAAGTCAACAACCTGCA
This is a stretch of genomic DNA from Papaver somniferum cultivar HN1 chromosome 1, ASM357369v1, whole genome shotgun sequence. It encodes these proteins:
- the LOC113354139 gene encoding uncharacterized protein LOC113354139, with the translated sequence MFHAAPKTSNVKGHLFLKAYNGEHKCCAGDSDGTKDDPVTRELIKSLIFKQIEQNPNKKARDIVRELKSDYGLEVSYDQAHAGKELCFKELYGEDIKSYTDLRWWCEAVKKHDPGSRADLVVEGGEFKSLFLAFDACISGFEYCRPVLFLDATFLTGKFRGCLMAATGKNVNNGIFPLAYGIVSAETVENWHWFLKKLESILGPRVLTFISDRHEGLIQGIRDVFPTFYHAWCYQHLKNNVRSKTNKKKGEHCVAMGLFKECFYSSTHEGFDQGMKKLKDMECDGLHKFLSEIPVECWSNAHCLGCRYGDMCSNIAESFNS